The proteins below are encoded in one region of Stigmatopora argus isolate UIUO_Sarg chromosome 2, RoL_Sarg_1.0, whole genome shotgun sequence:
- the dtwd1 gene encoding tRNA-uridine aminocarboxypropyltransferase 1, which yields MGQNSTFNMAAALRVFLCVAVIYLILVMTWKGVSWSGRSCLKLSGPFFPSSKSLLCVTTGANMSSLEEGCSDSTRALVLPKPLLQGLKLASHAVLEKVQQRGRSKCAKCGGSRMFFCYTCCLLVDVSLQEIPIVKLPLKIDIIKHPNETDGKSTAVHAKILAPDDITIYTYPCIPEYDQDKVVLVFPSPGAVTVQDMMQCLRERTDSRSHGPRLKRRKIENAAKDLESGPPDETKGSESRPHLLQRVVFIDSTWNQTNKISTDERLQDLLQVELKTRKTCFWRSQKGKPDTYLATIEAIYYFLKDFHEQYLAQEYSGEYDNLLFFYSYLHTVVNKSKEAKQNCKAKKSSI from the exons ATGGGGCAAAATTCCACATTCAACATGGCGGCAGCTTTACGTGTATTTCTGTGTGTTGCGGTGATCTATTTAATTCTAGTAATGACATGGAAAGGCGTTAGCTGGAGTGGAAGGAGCTGCTTAAAACTATCTGgacctttttttccatcttctaAATCATTGTTGTGTGTAACca CAGGAGCAAACATGAGCAGCTTGGAAGAAGGATGCAGTGATTCCACACGCGCTCTCGTGCTGCCCAAACCGCTTCTTCAAGGCTTAAAATTGGCATCGCACGCAGTGCTGGAGAAAGTGCAGCAGAGGGGCAGGtcaaaatgtgcaaaatgcGGAGGATCAAGGATGTTCTTCTGCTACACATGCTGCTTATTAGTGGACGTCAGCCTGCAAGAAATCCCCATTGTCAAG CTTCCATTGAAGATTGACATCATCAAGCACCCCAACGAGACAGATGGCAAGAGCACGGCCGTTCATGCCAAGATCCTCGCGCCCGACGATATCACCATCTACACGTACCCCTGCATTCCAGAGTACGATCAAGACAAG GTCGTGTTGGTGTTTCCCAGTCCAGGTGCCGTCACAGTACAAGACATGATGCAGTGTTTACGCGAGAGGACTGACAGCAGGTCACATGGCCCTCGGTTAAAGAGACGGAAAATAGAAAATGCGGCGAAAGATCTGGAGTCAGGGCCCCCAGATGAAACGAAGGGCTCGGAATCAAGGCCGCACCTCCTACAGAGGGTGGTCTTCATCGACAGCACATGGAACCAGACCAACAAAATCAGCACAGATGAGAGACTGCAAG ATCTGCTCCAAGTAGAGCTGAAGACAAGGAAAACATGCTTCTGGCGCTCGCAGAAGGGCAAACCAGACACATACCTAGCTACGATAGAAGCCATCTACTATTTCCTCAAGGACTTCCACGAGCAGTACCTTGCTCAGGAGTACAGCGGCGAATATGATAACCTTCTCTTCTTTTACTCTTACCTGCACACTGTTGTCAACAAGTCCAAAGAGGCAAAACAAAACTGTAAAGCCAAAAAGAGCAGCATTTGA